A stretch of the Alnus glutinosa chromosome 6, dhAlnGlut1.1, whole genome shotgun sequence genome encodes the following:
- the LOC133871866 gene encoding probable methyltransferase At1g29790 encodes MGSVSLKIGDGTARFSRATLCSSAVNILMLLSVLTTNLFALYAFTSAPKDHQNHLLHNTHKNISLISEQVALILGQIDVSQKKLAKMEKEILGYESLDLSRPNLAKELELFLQHHQLPLGKDSRTGITEMVASVGHSCEKSVDLLSQYMTYKVSGPCPDDWSAAQKLILRGCEPLPRRRCFAKSAPKVGLFPFPISLWKPVSDKIFTWSGLGCKSLECLNKKKMSRDCVGCFDLVNGYENQRFVKGRSTHDFLIDDVLALGNGGIRIGLDIGGGSGTFAARMAERNVTVITNTLNVDAPFSEFIAARGLFPLFLSLDHRFPFYDNVFDLVHAASGFDIGGKPEKLEFLMFDIDRILRAGGLFWLDNFYCVNDEKKRELTRLIERFGYKKLKWVVGEKVDAAGSKSENYLSAVLQKPVRV; translated from the coding sequence ATGGGTTCTGTGTCTCTGAAAATAGGGGATGGAACAGCCAGATTCAGCAGAGCAACTCTGTGCTCTTCAGCAGTCAACATCCTCATGCTCCTTTCTGTGCTCACCACCAATCTATTTGCTCTCTATGCTTTCACATCCGCTCCAAAGGACCACCAAAACCACCTACTCCACAACACTCACAAGAACATCTCTCTCATATCGGAGCAGGTAGCTCTGATCCTCGGACAGATCGATGTCTCACAGAAAAAGCTAGCCAAGATGGAAAAAGAGATTCTTGGCTATGAAAGCCTCGATCTTTCAAGACCCAACCTTGCAAAAGAGCTCGAACTTTTTCTCCAGCACCACCAGCTCCCATTGGGCAAAGATTCAAGAACTGGGATCACTGAAATGGTGGCTTCTGTGGGCCATTCCTGTGAGAAGTCTGTAGATTTATTGTCTCAGTATATGACTTACAAGGTCTCTGGGCCTTGCCCCGACGATTGGAGCGCTGCCCAGAAGCTTATTTTGCGTGGATGTGAGCCTCTGCCGAGAAGGAGGTGCTTTGCCAAGTCTGCTCCCAAGGTGGGCCTCTTCCCCTTTCCTATTTCGCTTTGGAAACCTGTTAGTGATAAGATTTTTACTTGGAGTGGCCTTGGGTGTAAGAGTTTAGAGTGtttgaacaaaaagaaaatgagtagAGATTGTGTTGGTTGTTTTGATTTGGTAAATGGGTATGAGAATCAGAGATTTGTTAAGGGTAGAAGCACACATGATTTTCTGATTGATGATGTTTTAGCTTTGGGAAATGGAGGGATCAGAATTGGGCTTGATATTGGAGGTGGGTCGGGGACCTTTGCTGCTAGAATGGCAGAGAGGAATGTGACTGTGATCACTAACACTTTGAATGTTGATGCCCCATTTAGTGAATTCATTGCTGCAAGAGGACTATTCCCTCTGTTCTTGAGTTTAGATCATCGGTTCCCTTTCTATGATAATGTGTTCGATTTAGTTCATGCAGCGAGTGGATTTGATATCGGGGGAAAACCTGAGAAATTGGAGTTCTTGATGTTTGATATTGATCGCATTTTGAGGGCTGGCGGCTTGTTTTGGTTGGATAACTTTTACTGTGTAAATGATGAGAAGAAAAGGGAGCTAACAAGGTTGATTGAAAGGTTTGGATATAAAAAGCTGAAATGGGTTGTGGGGGAGAAAGTGGACGCAGCTGGGTCGAAATCAGAGAATTATTTGTCTGCCGTTTTGCAGAAGCCTGTAAGAGTATGA
- the LOC133870483 gene encoding auxin response factor 5: MMGFVEEKIRAGGLISGANTSLLEGMKFLKEMQDQSGARKVINSELWHACAGPLVSLPQVGSLVYYFPQGHSEQVAASTKRTVTSQIPNYPNLPSQLMCQVQNVTLHADKDTDEIFAQMSLQPVTSEKDVFPVPDFGLKPSKHPSEFFCKTLTASDTSTHGGFSVPRRAAEKLFPPLDYTVQPPMQELVVQDLHDNTWTFRHIYRGQPKRHLLTTGWSLFVGAKRLKAGDAVLFIRGEKSQLLVGVRRANRQQTTLPSSVLSADSMHIGVLAAAAHAAANRSPFTIFYNPRACPSEFVIHLARYRKSVYGTQLSVGMRFGMMFETEESSKRRYMGTIVGINDLDPLRWPGSKWRNLQVEWDEPGCCDKQNRVSPWEVETPESLFIFPSLTSGLKRPLHAGFLGAETEWAHLVKRPLVQVPENGSGDLSYSISNICSEKLIKMLMRPQLMNHPGNFLSTLQQESATKLDPSQDVKTMHGTAHQKSQLISSEGTYPIQPQSCLYQADVINSNSLSKAIGKLSYVPEFENRTLAGVNAEKPSLEPEVSTDELSQLTSTGECNEEKPAACPISLQSPVNQPTFINQNQDSLQSQTSSWPMQPQLESLVYHSQQLDVQQVDCSNLNGLLPSLDPDEWKFYPSCQPLGGMFRSPAPLSVFGLQDPSAMFTEAVNPPLPSMGQEIWDHQLNNLNILSQADQLTAFSHQDPCNISSGLRDLSDESYNQSGIYGCANVDINNGGSAVVDPSVSSAILDDLCMVKNANFHNPSDYLVGNFSSCQDVQSQITTTSLGDSQAFSRQDILDNSGGTSSSNVDFDEGSLLQNSSWQPVVPPVRTYTKVQKKGSVGRSIDVTGFKNYDELCSAIECMFGLKGLLNDPRGSGWKLVYVDFENDVLLVGDDPWEQFVRCVRCIKILSPSEVQKMSEEGMKLLNSAAMQG; encoded by the exons ATGATGGGTTTTGTTGAAGAGAAAATCAGAGCTGGAGGGTTGATTAGTGGGGCAAATACAAGTCTGCTTGAGGGGATGAAGTTCTTAAAAGAAATGCAGGATCAGTCCG GTGCCAGGAAGGTTATAAACTCCGAATTATGGCACGCCTGCGCCGGCCCTCTTGTTTCGTTGCCTCAGGTGGGGAGTCTGGTGTACTACTTCCCCCAAGGTCATAGCGAGCAG GTAGCTGCTTCTACTAAACGGACAGTAACCTCACAAATTCCCAACTATCCGAATCTCCCTTCTCAGTTGATGTGCCAAGTTCAAAATGTCACATTACAT GCAGACAAAGATACAGATGAAATATTTGCTCAAATGAGTCTTCAACCTGTCACCTCT GAAAAAGATGTCTTCCCTGTACCAGACTTTGGACTAAAGCCCAGCAAACATCCGAGTGAGTTTTTCTGCAAAACTTTAACTGCAAGTGATACAAGCACACATGGTGGCTTTTCAGTACCACGCAGGGCAGCAGAAAAGCTCTTTCCTCCTTTG GATTATACAGTGCAACCACCAATGCAAGAACTTGTCGTTCAGGACTTGCATGATAACACATGGACATTTCGCCACATATACCGCG ggCAACCCAAGCGACACCTTCTCACAACTGGATGGAGTTTGTTTGTTGGTGCCAAAAGACTTAAAGCAGGTGATGCTGTCCTGTTTATCAG GGGTGAAAAGTCTCAGTTATTGGTTGGTGTGAGGCGTGCAAACCGACAGCAAACAACATTACCGTCATCAGTTCTATCTGCTGATAGCATGCACATTGGTGTCCTTGCTGCTGCAGCTCATGCTGCTGCTAACCGAAGCCCATTCACAATATTCTACAACCCAAG GGCATGTCCTTCAGAATTTGTCATTCATTTGGCTAGATACCGTAAATCTGTCTATGGGACGCAATTGTCAGTTGGCATGAGGTTTGGGATGATGTTTGAAACAGAGGAGTCGAGTAAGCGGAG GTATATGGGTACAATAGTTGGCATTAATGACTTAGATCCACTGAGGTGGCCTGGTTCCAAGTGGAGAAATCTTCAG GTGGAGTGGGATGAGCCAGGGTGTTGTGATAAACAGAATAGGGTTAGTCCATGGGAAGTAGAGACTCCTGAaagtcttttcatttttccttctctgacttcaGGTCTCAAACGACCACTACATGCTGGATTTTTGG GAGCAGAAACTGAATGGGCACATTTGGTTAAAAGACCCCTTGTCCAGGTTCCTGAAAATGGAAGTGGAGATTTATCATACTCGATATCTAATATATGCTCAGAAAAACTGATCAAGATGCTTATGAGACCTCAACTTATGAACCATCCTGGAAACTTTTTGTCTACTCTACAGCAAGAATCTGCTACGAAGTTGGATCCATCACAGGATGTGAAGACCATGCATGGCACAGCCCACCAAAAATCTCAGCTTATCTCATCAGAGGGTACATATCCAATTCAGCCTCAGTCATGCCTTTACCAAGCTGATGTCATTAACTCAAATTCCTTATCGAAAGCAATTGGAAAATTGAGTTATGTACCTGAATTTGAAAACCGAACACTGGCTGGAGTTAATGCTGAAAAGCCAAGTTTAGAACCTGAGGTTTCAACAGATGAGTTAAGCCAGTTGACTTCAACAGGAGAGTGCAACGAGGAAAAACCAGCTGCATGCCCTATAAGTCTTCAGAGCCCTGTAAACCAGCCAACATTCATTAACCAGAACCAGGACTCATTGCAATCACAAACTAGTTCGTGGCCTATGCAGCCACAATTGGAATCATTGGTCTACCATTCCCAACAACTTGATGTCCAACAAGTTGATTGTTCTAATCTAAATGGCTTACTTCCATCCCTAGACCCTGATGAATGGAAATTTTATCCGTCTTGCCAACCTCTTGGTGGAATGTTTAGATCACCTGCACCTTTATCTGTGTTTGGATTGCAAGACCCTTCAGCAATGTTTACTGAAGCAGTTAATCCCCCCTTGCCTTCTATGGGTCAGGAAATTTGGGATCATCAgcttaataatttaaatattttatcccAAGCTGATCAGCTCACTGCATTTTCTCATCAAGACCCATGTAACATATCTAGTGGCTTAAGAGATTTGTCAGATGAGAGCTACAACCAAAGTGGGATTTACGGTTGTGCTAATGTTGATATTAATAATGGTGGAAGTGCTGTGGTAGATCCTTCTGTTTCAAGTGCCATTCTGGATGACCTGTGTATGGTGAAGAATGCCAATTTTCATAATCCCTCCGATTATTTAGTAGGCAACTTCAGTTCGTGTCAGGATGTTCAATCTCAGATTACCACTACAAGCCTAGGAGACTCTCAGGCTTTCTCTCGGCAGGACATCCTAGACAATTCAGGAGGTACATCTTCAAGCAATGTGGATTTTGATGAGGGCAGTCTTCTGCAGAATAGCTCATGGCAGCCAGTAGTCCCACCTGTGCGAACTTATACAAAG GTTCAGAAAAAAGGATCTGTTGGGAGGTCAATTGATGTCACGGGTTTTAAAAACTATGATGAACTATGTTCTGCAATTGAGTGTATGTTTGGGCTTAAGGGGCTGCTCAATGACCCCAGAGGTTCGGGGTGGAAATTGGTATATGTGGATTTCGAGAATGATGTTCTACTGGTTGGGGATGATCCTTGGGA GCAATTTGTTCGATGTGTTCGTTGCATCAAAATTTTGTCTCCTTCAGAAGTTCAGAAGATGAGCGAAGAGGGCATGAAGCTTCTAAACAGTGCTGCAATGCAGGGGTAG